The following proteins come from a genomic window of Deinococcus radiopugnans ATCC 19172:
- a CDS encoding response regulator — translation MSDAPPVPVDAAPVDTAQAGQSPLRVLVVDDQPLVRQGLASLLALEDDVEVVGQAENGLEALHLAEELKPDVVLMDVRMPVMGGVQATGELRRRSGPPVVLLTTFEEVEDMTGGLNAGAAGYLFKSAQIEEILDALWRVHRGEGAIHPRVAQALARQLRVPAPATAAAPLTEREQEVLRGLAAGHPNKRIGSHMGISEGTVKVHVSNILAKLSVGNRTEAVLRAQELGLL, via the coding sequence ATGTCTGACGCTCCCCCTGTCCCTGTAGACGCGGCCCCGGTAGATACAGCCCAGGCGGGCCAGTCCCCGCTGCGCGTCCTGGTGGTGGACGATCAGCCGCTCGTGCGTCAGGGTCTGGCCTCGCTGCTGGCACTGGAAGACGATGTGGAAGTGGTAGGCCAGGCCGAGAACGGGCTGGAAGCCCTGCATCTCGCGGAGGAATTGAAACCCGACGTGGTGCTGATGGACGTGCGGATGCCGGTGATGGGCGGCGTTCAGGCCACCGGGGAATTGCGCCGCCGGAGCGGCCCACCCGTCGTGCTGCTGACCACTTTTGAAGAGGTGGAGGACATGACGGGCGGCTTGAACGCGGGGGCGGCGGGGTACCTGTTCAAGAGCGCACAGATCGAGGAGATTCTGGACGCCCTGTGGCGGGTTCACCGGGGCGAGGGGGCCATTCATCCCCGCGTGGCCCAGGCGCTGGCCCGGCAACTGCGGGTGCCTGCTCCAGCCACGGCTGCCGCGCCGCTGACCGAGCGGGAGCAGGAGGTGTTGCGGGGCCTGGCCGCCGGTCACCCGAACAAACGGATCGGGAGCCACATGGGCATCAGCGAGGGCACCGTCAAAGTCCACGTCAGCAACATCCTGGCAAAACTGAGCGTGGGCAACCGAACTGAAGCGGTGCTGCGGGCGCAGGAGCTGGGACTGCTGTAG
- a CDS encoding PRC-barrel domain-containing protein produces MIKGKDILGRHIVTLDSGQRIDSVHDLIFDHQANEVLGLLVDEGGWFRAAKVVPFEMIRAIGEDAIMIDSADQVTTTRDDGRLADVLDSKISLIGMALLTTDGQDLGKIADVYFDETTGKVEGYETTGGLFSDLSNGRTFVPAPDAVQIGTDTAMVPLSVAAAMQEQEPGGLKGALSSAGDSLKGVYENIADATKERQKEYAIGKTAGGDLTLDDGTVIVSKGETITAEQAEQAEENGKLTALATAATGGAISDAYGNIADASRERQKEYVVGKEAGGDLLAEDGSTIVTKGQIITAEQAERAERDGKLGALATSATGGVIVATYGDARDRVQGSFEDLRGATAERQKAYVVGKTASQDVITDAGETIVYKGGVITEYQADYAEQTGKLGALTAAALAGSVQSARAGDRVDPGSPEAAIGRRAKSEVRGPGGSLVAAQGQIVTAAIVERAQHLGVADQLLAATGVRQTQSGGTDTRAALAGGLENVSSGASTLLDRAKGWIGERREDAGAALEERQKAAHEQKIKDALGRPVNRVILAPDDSIILNLGEIVTHKAVELATQGDVLDILLDSVSKETPDINPLDSRPDEHGKGALESQPDLTQHTVADGTTSTDPKPQS; encoded by the coding sequence GCGCCGCCAAAGTCGTGCCCTTCGAGATGATCCGCGCCATCGGCGAGGACGCCATTATGATCGACTCGGCGGACCAGGTCACCACCACTCGTGACGATGGCCGGCTGGCCGATGTGCTGGACAGCAAGATCAGCCTGATCGGCATGGCGCTGCTGACCACCGACGGTCAGGACCTGGGCAAGATCGCCGACGTGTACTTCGACGAGACGACCGGCAAGGTGGAAGGCTACGAGACCACCGGCGGCCTGTTCTCGGACCTGAGCAATGGGCGAACCTTTGTGCCTGCCCCCGATGCTGTGCAGATCGGGACGGACACCGCCATGGTGCCATTGTCCGTGGCGGCCGCCATGCAAGAACAGGAGCCGGGCGGCCTCAAGGGGGCCTTGAGCAGCGCCGGTGACTCGCTCAAGGGCGTCTACGAGAACATCGCCGACGCCACCAAGGAACGCCAGAAGGAATACGCCATCGGCAAGACGGCGGGCGGCGACCTCACCCTGGACGACGGCACCGTCATCGTGAGCAAGGGTGAGACCATCACTGCTGAGCAGGCGGAGCAAGCTGAAGAGAACGGCAAATTGACGGCCCTGGCCACAGCAGCGACGGGCGGAGCGATCTCCGACGCCTACGGCAACATTGCCGACGCGTCCAGGGAACGCCAGAAAGAGTACGTGGTGGGGAAGGAGGCTGGGGGTGACTTGCTGGCCGAGGATGGCTCCACCATCGTGACCAAGGGCCAGATCATCACCGCCGAGCAGGCCGAGCGCGCCGAGCGGGATGGCAAGCTGGGGGCGCTGGCCACCAGTGCCACCGGGGGCGTGATCGTGGCCACCTACGGTGACGCCAGGGACCGCGTGCAGGGCAGCTTCGAGGACTTGCGCGGGGCCACGGCCGAGCGCCAGAAAGCTTACGTGGTGGGCAAAACAGCCAGCCAGGACGTGATCACCGACGCGGGCGAAACGATTGTTTACAAAGGTGGCGTGATCACCGAGTACCAGGCGGATTACGCCGAACAGACCGGCAAGCTGGGCGCCCTGACCGCCGCGGCGCTCGCGGGCAGCGTCCAGAGTGCGCGGGCAGGAGACCGTGTGGATCCGGGCAGCCCCGAGGCCGCCATTGGCCGCCGCGCGAAGAGCGAGGTGCGTGGTCCGGGCGGCAGCTTGGTGGCCGCGCAGGGCCAGATCGTCACAGCGGCCATCGTGGAACGTGCTCAGCATCTGGGCGTCGCGGACCAGTTGCTGGCCGCCACTGGCGTGCGCCAGACCCAGTCTGGCGGCACCGACACCCGCGCCGCCCTGGCCGGAGGGCTGGAGAACGTGTCGAGTGGGGCCAGCACCCTGCTGGACCGCGCCAAGGGCTGGATTGGTGAGCGCCGGGAGGATGCCGGGGCAGCCCTGGAGGAGCGTCAGAAGGCCGCCCACGAGCAGAAGATCAAGGACGCCCTGGGCCGCCCGGTCAACCGTGTGATCCTGGCGCCCGACGACAGCATCATCCTGAATCTGGGCGAGATCGTGACCCACAAGGCCGTGGAGCTGGCCACCCAGGGTGACGTGCTGGACATCCTGTTGGACAGCGTGAGCAAGGAGACGCCGGACATCAACCCGCTGGACAGCCGGCCCGACGAGCACGGCAAGGGCGCGCTGGAGAGCCAGCCAGACCTGACACAGCACACTGTCGCTGACGGGACGACCTCCACCGATCCCAAGCCACAGAGCTAA
- a CDS encoding sensor histidine kinase, giving the protein MPSPSSRHRSTSVPAFLDRMDVRAFLSRPRITPIVIFTGLGILVTLLRSLVINPDDIGSLPLLSPAAAVLRVAVALLWFAAVLWAIRPGERSRAEQVLLVLGTLAFSVLVVWADRPAAALMVTPIVARYWLSLRQTLWLFAALFLSSLLIYFLIPPLGNLNGAQQWLGLFGLAVVTLTQAGFTYAAFELTLWGAQQRADLRRAYQELRSYRTLELQHASLEERAHLSRELHDTLGHQLTALRLDAQRARKLQQKAGGLDPQVAGALDNVMARSGEALEQLQDVVSTLQVPQLDGTLYQALRDLAQTWPAPVDLTLEGEEPELPSAHRLALYRGLQETLTNALKHAPEQAATARLYREGAWLHLSVRNRLSPARAGGAENRLPPRRGGLGLDGLRSRFEGLGGTVQATRAEEVFEVCLTLPLSL; this is encoded by the coding sequence ATGCCTTCCCCTTCCTCCCGTCACCGTTCCACCTCGGTGCCGGCATTCCTGGACCGCATGGACGTGCGGGCCTTTCTGAGTCGCCCCCGCATCACGCCCATCGTCATCTTTACCGGGCTGGGCATCCTGGTCACGCTTCTGCGCAGCCTGGTTATTAATCCGGACGACATAGGATCGCTGCCCCTGCTCAGTCCAGCGGCAGCGGTGCTGCGTGTGGCTGTGGCCCTGCTGTGGTTCGCAGCGGTGCTGTGGGCCATCCGCCCCGGTGAGCGCAGCCGCGCCGAACAGGTGCTGCTGGTACTGGGCACGCTGGCCTTTTCAGTGCTGGTGGTCTGGGCAGACCGTCCGGCGGCGGCCCTGATGGTCACGCCCATCGTGGCCCGCTACTGGCTGAGCCTGCGCCAGACCCTGTGGCTGTTCGCCGCCCTGTTCCTCAGCAGCCTGCTGATCTATTTCCTGATTCCCCCATTGGGCAATCTGAACGGCGCCCAGCAGTGGCTCGGCCTGTTTGGGCTGGCCGTTGTCACGCTGACCCAGGCTGGATTCACCTACGCGGCTTTTGAACTGACGCTCTGGGGTGCGCAGCAACGGGCCGATCTACGGCGGGCGTATCAGGAGTTGCGCAGCTACCGGACGCTGGAGTTGCAACACGCCTCGCTGGAGGAACGCGCCCACCTCTCACGCGAATTGCACGACACGCTGGGACACCAGTTGACGGCCCTGCGCCTGGACGCCCAGCGCGCCCGCAAGCTCCAGCAAAAAGCCGGCGGCCTCGATCCGCAGGTGGCCGGGGCGCTGGACAACGTGATGGCGCGCAGCGGCGAGGCCCTAGAGCAGCTTCAGGACGTGGTTTCCACCCTTCAGGTGCCGCAACTGGACGGCACGCTGTATCAGGCGCTGCGGGATCTGGCGCAGACCTGGCCTGCCCCGGTTGACCTGACGCTGGAGGGCGAGGAACCCGAACTGCCGTCCGCGCATCGCCTCGCCCTGTACCGGGGCCTTCAGGAGACGCTGACCAACGCCCTCAAACACGCGCCGGAGCAGGCCGCCACCGCCAGGCTGTACCGTGAAGGGGCATGGTTGCACCTCTCCGTCCGCAACAGACTGTCCCCCGCACGCGCCGGCGGGGCGGAAAACCGGCTGCCCCCGCGCCGGGGCGGGCTGGGCCTTGACGGCCTGCGCTCACGATTTGAAGGGCTGGGCGGCACGGTGCAGGCCACCCGCGCAGAGGAGGTGTTCGAGGTATGTCTGACGCTCCCCCTGTCCCTGTAG